GCCGCGACGATACGCTTGCCGGTGCCGAAAGAGCCGGAGCGGATCCCCGTGTACAGGTTCAGGCTGCCGTCGGTCCGGCGCACCAGCAGATCGGTCGCGCCCTTGGCGCCGTGGAACTGCCCGGCGGTGAGCTGCACGGCGTTCTTCCAGTCGGAGTTGGGCTTCGCCATCTGCACTTCCCTGCCCACGCCGGAGGCGGAAAGGTCCGGGTACAGGGAGACCTCGCCGTCGGACCAGCGCACCAGCAGGCCGGGCCGGCCGCCGCCGAAGGTCCCGCCGGTGATGCTCCGGGCGTGCGTCCAGGTGGTGTTGGCCGCCAACAGCCGCTGCTCGGCCCCGAACCCGCCCTGGCCGTCCCCCGGATACAGCGTGACCCCGCCGTCGGACCAGACGACGAGTAGATCGCCGAGGTTGTCGCCGGTGTAGTCGGCGGCGGCCATCAGCGCCGCCTTCTGCCAGCGGGCCGCACCACCGGGCAACTGCAGGCCCGGGTACGGCGGCAGAGCGGAGTCCGGGTCCTGGCCGGCCACCGCGTTCGCGAGGAGGTTCGCGGCGTCGGCGCCGAACGCCGGGGCGTAGCTGACGTAGTCGACGTTCGCGTCGTTGCCGCCGCCGTTGTAGCCGCCCAGGTTGCCGATGACGTGCCCGCTGCGGCCGTCGTCCTGGTAGTCGGTGATCCACGGGCTGCCGGATGTGCCGCCGTAGTAGCCGCCGCAGCTCATGGACAGCTGTCGGTAGCCGGGGAGCTGCGTCGTCGGCACGGTGCACTTGACGGCCTGTCCCGTGCCGTTGTGCTGGTACGAGGGGTACCCGACGACGGTGACGTTCTTCTGCGTGTAGCCGCCGGCCTGGGTGAAGGTCAGTCCGCCGCCCACCGCGTCCTGGAGGGTCTGGCCGTTCTGGTTGGGCGAGACCCGGGCGAACGCCGTGTCCAGGTCGGACGAGGGACCCTTGGTGGTCGACGAGCCCTTGTCGGGCGTGTACCGGGGGTCGCTGTAGATGTGCTGGATGTGGAAGATGCCGTACGGCTGCTGGTCGGGACCGGCGCCCTGCGCGAACTGCGGGACGAAGATGTAGTCGCCCTTCATGTTCAGCGCACAGTGGGCCGCGGTGAGGACGACGTTCCGTACGGAGGTGTCGATGACGCTGCCCGTGCAGTGCCAGGTGGTGCCGCCCGGCCCGTCCGACCCGAAGAACGTCCCCACCAGCCGGGTCCCCTTGAACAGGGTGCCCTGCGGCCGGGCCGCCCCCGCCACCCCCGGTCCGGTCCCGGCCGGTGCCGTCCGGCCCCCGTCCAGCGGCTTGGCGTCCGCCATGCGCTGCGCGGTCCAGAACCGGGCCGCCTTGCGGGCCTCCTGTCCGGCGGACGAGCCCGGCGGGGCGGGCGACGCCGCCTGTGCGGCCGGCGCCGCGAGTCCGACCGCCGCCCCGCACACCGCGGCCACGGTCACGGCCGTCCAACGTATTCTGTACGACAACACACTTGCTCCCCGTCGGTCTGATGGAACCGGACCAGGGAGAACAGCCGGGCGGCGCCGGTCGGGCGCGCGCCGAGGTCCTGCGGCGCCTGCCCTGTGCTGAGGTCCCCCTGGTCGTGCGGGGTGATCTTCGCACGAAGCCCGCAGTGCGGGCCAACAGGGTTAACGGGGTTAACAGGGGCAAAGCGTAGGCGGCGCCGGGGCTATGCCCCGGTCCGCCGCAGATCGCGGCCGGCGCCGATCGCCGCGGCCGCGAGGAGACTGAGCGCCAGGGTGCCGGTGAGCGAGTCCGGGTGAGGCGCGGTCCGGACAAGGGCGAGGAGGTTCTGGCCTGCCGCGAGGGCGAGTCCGGTCCCGAGGGACAGCAGGGCCGTGGCCAGCCGGCGCGTGGTCGGCAGGGCGGCGGTCCGGGTGACATGGGCGACGACGGTGCACAGCCGGAGTGCGACGAATCCGAGCGTGAGCCAGTAGAAGAGGACCATGGCGGCGTCGGCCGGGCCGGTGACGTGGTCGGCCAGGCCGCTCCATGCCGTCAGACACAGAGTCAGGACCGCGGCGGCCGGGGCGGCCAGGGCCCGGACCGCCGCGGCGGTCAGGCGACGGAGCGCCGCGAGGCGAAGCGGCGGAAGCGGGACCGCGAGCCCGACGCCCACCAGGAGTGGGACCAGCCAGACGCTGCCGGCGGGGTGATGGACATCTGCCGTCAGGGTGGTGGACGGCTCGGCCGAGCGCAGCAGCAGCCCGGTGGCCGCGGTGAGCCCGAACAGGGCGACGGTCAGGACGCGCCGGGTCTGGCCGGTGCACGTCTCGGGCCAGTCCCCGGGGTGCAGCCAGAGCCGTACGGCGCCCACGAGGGTGTCGGGCCAGGAGCGGATTCCCGATGCGGACACCTCGTGATTGATGTCCGCGCCCCAGCGCTCGCGTACCGCCGGCGGGTAGAGCCGGGTCAGGAGCGTGGCCGCGTTCATGCCGGGGTGATCCCGAGCGCGCGCAGGCCGGCGGCGGAGACGCGGGCCATCTGCTGGAGTTCGGCGCGCAGTTGGTCGCGGCCCTCGTCGGTGATCCGCATGGTGCGATGGCGTTCCTGGGCGTCGGCCGCCTCGTCCGCGGGCCGGATCAGCTCGCGCGCCTCCAGCCGGGACAGCGCTCCGTAGAGGCTGCCGGGGCCGAGTCTGCGGCCGGTGAGTTCCTCGATCGCGGTGTTGATGGCGTATCCGTGCAGCGGCCCGCCCGCGAGGACGGTGAGCACGAGCATCTGGGCGTCGTTGCTGTGCATGGGTCTTCTTGCCTCCCGCCGCCATGGTACGAAGCGCGATGCTACTTGTCACGTAGTACTTGTCACGTAGTACGAGGCGCGTACTATTCCAGTCATGAAAACTGCGGACGACGACGAACGGGCCTCGACGGCCACGATCCGCGCCGGCCTCGGCGTGGCCGGTGTGTTCGAGGCGTGGACGGTGCTGGCGACTCAGGACAAGACGGTCAGGGCGGCCAGCCCATGGCAGGACGACCCCTACGACGTGGTGGTGTCGCTCACACAGTTCACGGTGCCGGCGCTCGCGCTGGTGATCGCGTTACGACTTCTCGCGTGGCAGGCGCCGGGCGGCCCGGACCGGGCGCGGCAGACGGTACGCGCGGCGGCGGCGATGATCACGCTGGTCGGGCTCACGCTCGCGACCGAGTGGGCGGCGGTCGCCGTCAAGGCCCCCTCGTTCACGGGGACATGGGCCTCGGTGCTCATCGGCGGGTTGGCCGTGAACTCCGTACTCACCGTGCTGGTGGCCGTATTGCTCGTACGACGGCGCCGAGGGCGCGGCCGGGCCGGCGAGCGGCGGAGCGACTGGCGGCACGACTGGCTCGGCGACGCCGTCTTCATCTGCGGACGGATTCCCGTACTGCGCCGTCTGGTCGGTCCGGACACCGCGGACTGGGTGCGCCGCCACGCGATGACGGTGTTCGTCGTGCTGAGCGCGCTGGCGGCGGCTGGCATCACTGGCGCCCAGGCCGTCGGCGAAGGCTGGACGGATCCGCTGCTCATCGCCTGGATGCTGATCGTCGTGGCGACCTCCGACCTGGCGTTCTGCGTGATCAGCAACGCGGTCGCCGGATTCGTGGCCCGGCCCCCGCGCCCCCGGTCCCGCCGCATCGCCGAGGCGTCGGTGGTCGCCGGATGCGTCGCGATCAGTGGGGCGACGGCGTTCCGCGACACCCTGTGGCCGCTGTTCGGGACGGGATCGCTGACGTCCGTTCCGGCCCTGGCCGCCCTCACCCTCGGCGCCGGCCTGACCACGTCCGTGGCCACGGCCGCTCTCCTGCTGACCCGCACCTCCGCCGTGCCTCCGCCCGGCCACGACGGCGCCACCGCGGTGTGACCACGGCGTGACCGCCACCCGGTCACCCTCGAACTCACCTCCGGTGATCCGGCCCGAACCGCACAGCGACCGCCCGCCCGGTGCTCCTACGCCTCGGCCACGACGATGTAGAACGTCACCGCCGCGAGAAAGGGCCCCCGGCTGAGATGGGTGAGCCAGGCCTGTGCCGCCTGCTCGCTGAAGTAGCCGGCCTCGACGGCTCGCCGGGTGGTGCGTTCCAGGCCGAGGACCCGGTCCGCGACCCGGACGTCCCGGAAGACCGGCGTGACGGGGATGACCTGGGGCACGGTGAAGCCGGTCTCGGTCGCCAGGCGCGCGAGCTGCCTGCCGATGGCCGCGTTGCGGACCACCCGTTCGGCCACATGGCGGGTGTAAGCATGCGTCAGGTCACTGTCGGGGTGGTCGACGGCCAGGGTCTCCCAGTCGGGCTCGCCCATGACGAGCCGCCCGCCCGGCCGCAGGACCCGGCGCATCTCACCGAGTGCCACCAGGGGATCGGCGACGTGCTGCAGCACCCGGTCGGTCCGGGCGCGGTCGGCGGTGTGGTCCGGCACCGGCAGGTCGTGGATGTCCGCGTGCCGGACGTCCACCACGGTCTGACCGGCGGTGCGCGCCCGGGCGGCGTCCACCATCTTCCGGTCGTGGTCGACGCCGATGACGGAGCCGGCCGGGGTGACCGCCTCGGCCAGCGCCTCGAGGTCGGTGCCGGGGCCGCAGCCGAGGTCGAGCACCACGTGCCCCGCACACACCTCGAGTTCGTCGAGCATGCGCTGCTTGTAGGAGCGGCCGAGATCGCTCGCGGCGAGCCGGTCGAGATAGGTGACGGAATCGGGCCTGGTCGTCTCGAACGCGGATGACGTCATGCGCCCCAGTCAACCAACTGCCGTACGGGAGCCGGTACCGGGCTCGGAGCCACGGGCCCTACTGCCGGTACCCGCCGAGGAAGCGGCCGATCCGGCCGATCGCGGCCTCGAGGTCCTCCGCGTGCGGCAGGGTGAGGATGCGGAAGTGGTCGGGGGAGGGCCAGTTGAAACCGGTGCCCTGGACCACCTGGATCTTCTCGCGCAGCAGCAGGTCCAGGACGAACTTCTCGTCGTCGTGGATCCGGTGCACCTTCGGGTCGATGCGCGGGAACGCGTACAGCGCGCCCTTCGGCTTCACACAGGACACGCCGGGGATCTCGTTGAGCTTCTCCCAGGCCACGTTCCGCTGCTCGTGCAACCTGCCGCCGGGCAGCGTCAGTTCGCGGATGGACTGGCGGCCGCCGAGCGCGGCCTGGATGGCGTACTGCGCGGGAGCGTTGGCGCACAGCCGCATGGAGGCCAGCATGGTCAGGCCCTCCAGGTAGTCCTTCGCGTGCTGCTTGGGGCCGGTCACGGCCAGCCAGCCGGAGCGGAAGCCCGCCACCCGGTATGTCTTCGACAGACCGCAGAAGGTGAGGACGACCAGGTCGGGAGCGAGGGACGCGGCCGAGTGGTGGACCGCGTCGTCGTACAGGATCTGGTCGTAGATCTCGTCGGCGAACACCATCAGACCGTGCCGGCGGGCGAGGTCGAGGATGCCCTCGACGACCTCCTTGGGGTAGACCGCGCCGGTCGGGTTGTTCGGGTTGATGATCACGACCGCCTTCGTCCGGTCGGTGATCTTCGCCGCCATGTCGGCCAGGTCCGGGTTCCAGTCGGCCTGTTCGTCGCACAGGTAGTGGACCGCCTTGCCGCCGGCCAGGGTCGTCACGGCCGTCCAGAGCGGGAAGTCCGGGGCGGGGATGAGGATTTCGTCGCCGTCCTCCACGAGCGCGGTGACGGCCATGGAGACCAGCTCCGACACGCCGTTGCCGAGGAAGACGTCGTCGACGCCCACCTCCAGGCCCAGGTTCTGATAGCGCTGGGCGACCGCGCGGCGGGCGGAGAGGATGCCGCGCGAGTCGGTGTAGCCGTGCGCCTGCGGCA
The genomic region above belongs to Streptomyces sp. CG1 and contains:
- a CDS encoding serine protease, producing the protein MTVAAVCGAAVGLAAPAAQAASPAPPGSSAGQEARKAARFWTAQRMADAKPLDGGRTAPAGTGPGVAGAARPQGTLFKGTRLVGTFFGSDGPGGTTWHCTGSVIDTSVRNVVLTAAHCALNMKGDYIFVPQFAQGAGPDQQPYGIFHIQHIYSDPRYTPDKGSSTTKGPSSDLDTAFARVSPNQNGQTLQDAVGGGLTFTQAGGYTQKNVTVVGYPSYQHNGTGQAVKCTVPTTQLPGYRQLSMSCGGYYGGTSGSPWITDYQDDGRSGHVIGNLGGYNGGGNDANVDYVSYAPAFGADAANLLANAVAGQDPDSALPPYPGLQLPGGAARWQKAALMAAADYTGDNLGDLLVVWSDGGVTLYPGDGQGGFGAEQRLLAANTTWTHARSITGGTFGGGRPGLLVRWSDGEVSLYPDLSASGVGREVQMAKPNSDWKNAVQLTAGQFHGAKGATDLLVRRTDGSLNLYTGIRSGSFGTGKRIVAANGTWTKAALLTGVALNGTAGADLLVRWSDGSLDSYTGVSSAGLGTRSRLLGPNGTWQHAQVMTAGDLTADHTGNDLVVRWSDGETSLYAGTGAKALGTENTLVLPGT
- a CDS encoding PadR family transcriptional regulator; translated protein: MHSNDAQMLVLTVLAGGPLHGYAINTAIEELTGRRLGPGSLYGALSRLEARELIRPADEAADAQERHRTMRITDEGRDQLRAELQQMARVSAAGLRALGITPA
- a CDS encoding methyltransferase domain-containing protein, which encodes MTSSAFETTRPDSVTYLDRLAASDLGRSYKQRMLDELEVCAGHVVLDLGCGPGTDLEALAEAVTPAGSVIGVDHDRKMVDAARARTAGQTVVDVRHADIHDLPVPDHTADRARTDRVLQHVADPLVALGEMRRVLRPGGRLVMGEPDWETLAVDHPDSDLTHAYTRHVAERVVRNAAIGRQLARLATETGFTVPQVIPVTPVFRDVRVADRVLGLERTTRRAVEAGYFSEQAAQAWLTHLSRGPFLAAVTFYIVVAEA
- a CDS encoding pyridoxal phosphate-dependent aminotransferase, producing the protein MEFRQSNKLSEVCYEIRGPVIEHANALEKAGHSVLRLNTGNPAAFGFEAPEEILQDMIRMLPQAHGYTDSRGILSARRAVAQRYQNLGLEVGVDDVFLGNGVSELVSMAVTALVEDGDEILIPAPDFPLWTAVTTLAGGKAVHYLCDEQADWNPDLADMAAKITDRTKAVVIINPNNPTGAVYPKEVVEGILDLARRHGLMVFADEIYDQILYDDAVHHSAASLAPDLVVLTFCGLSKTYRVAGFRSGWLAVTGPKQHAKDYLEGLTMLASMRLCANAPAQYAIQAALGGRQSIRELTLPGGRLHEQRNVAWEKLNEIPGVSCVKPKGALYAFPRIDPKVHRIHDDEKFVLDLLLREKIQVVQGTGFNWPSPDHFRILTLPHAEDLEAAIGRIGRFLGGYRQ